A single Silvibacterium dinghuense DNA region contains:
- a CDS encoding biotin--[acetyl-CoA-carboxylase] ligase, with product MESSAFDLPALDHALAGTRFAGKLEFFPTIHSTSTHAMAQGEAGAEDGTVYFADEQTAGRGRGAHAWASPPGSGLYVSVLLRPQLAPADVLWMSLAAGLAVHDAIRALTSLEADLRWPNDLLFGKRKFSGILTELNAEVTRVRYLVIGIGINVHQPAFPDELKDLATSLHIETGRDWPRQELLALLLKAIDREVNALTISTSEAQQEILRRLERASSWVRGKQVYVENQPGMEGVTEGLDPRGFLQIRTANGLRTVLSGGVREQKGSR from the coding sequence GTGGAGTCCTCTGCATTCGACCTGCCGGCGCTCGATCATGCGCTGGCGGGCACGCGCTTCGCGGGCAAGCTTGAGTTCTTTCCGACCATCCACTCCACCAGCACGCATGCCATGGCGCAGGGCGAAGCAGGTGCTGAGGATGGCACGGTTTACTTTGCTGACGAGCAAACGGCCGGGCGCGGACGCGGCGCACATGCATGGGCTTCGCCTCCGGGCTCCGGTCTTTACGTAAGCGTGCTGCTGCGGCCGCAGCTGGCTCCGGCCGATGTGCTGTGGATGTCGCTGGCCGCAGGCCTCGCCGTGCATGATGCGATCCGCGCACTTACTTCGCTCGAAGCCGACCTGCGCTGGCCCAATGACCTGCTCTTCGGCAAGCGCAAGTTCTCGGGAATACTTACCGAGTTAAATGCCGAAGTCACGCGCGTGCGCTATCTCGTCATCGGCATCGGCATCAATGTGCACCAGCCTGCATTTCCAGACGAGCTCAAAGACCTGGCAACCTCACTGCATATCGAGACAGGCCGCGACTGGCCCCGGCAGGAGCTGCTGGCGCTGCTCCTGAAAGCCATCGACCGCGAAGTGAATGCGCTAACGATATCGACCAGCGAAGCACAGCAGGAGATTCTGCGGCGGCTCGAGCGGGCTTCATCCTGGGTGCGCGGCAAGCAGGTCTATGTAGAAAACCAGCCGGGAATGGAAGGCGTAACCGAAGGTCTCGACCCGCGCGGCTTCCTGCAGATCCGCACGGCAAACGGATTGCGCACCGTACTTTCTGGCGGTGTGCGCGAACAGAAAGGCTCGCGATAA
- a CDS encoding ComEC/Rec2 family competence protein yields the protein MLPAAMAFVFGLWLGHRLQFFAGLLFLALALAFVTAIVANGRAPRLAWPSALLVYAILGAFAITVAPRPDRQAALRQFADHQLHTVDGVVTRLGPVRVSESAGLFSHALTEERGQRIDLQIMHMDGEDLARQAAGVRLGIFAPADASFPQFACGERVTARIAMHEEEHFGDPGVWDAGEYLLSQGIGALASAKTTALTVVGVSRPGWRAMLRCRLGQMQERASAAVLALASDPHAARLPAWLRLSGEDAAMLTAMVTGDRTYLRHSLRVGFERTGTFHLLVVSGLHLAIFAGLIFTLARRLRAGRIATAAITAAAATAYAVFTGFGHPVERSLGMVLVYLAAGLLWRERRPMNALGLVALLLLIAAPNDLFDAGMQMTLLTVIAVAGVARPVLERTLEPYRGALRNLGEVRIDPSLSPRIAQFRVSLRLLQEHLLPLTGAFLTLRLLPRLLRMAIGACELMAVTCSIEVLMMLPMVTYFHRVTVLGLPVNLLIVPLLGLLLPCALATFAAALLRPAWAWLPGAATAALLHLATAIVGLASHLRAAEMRCPDPAGWTIAAWMALCLAAIVASRLRRRFALQMTVAALAAAVAILLLPPAVQRHAGVLEITAFDVGQGDALLIVSPKGRTLLVDAGGLVGTSPDSNFEVGEDVVSPALWARGIRQLDAVAITHAHLDHIGGMAAVIANFHPRELWVGRNPESAAYDRVLRAAHAADTHILAHAAGDAWNFGGASVQVLWPAASYQPGTVASNDDSLVLRLAYGATSALLEGDAEARTEAAMEAEGGLRSTLLKVGHHGSITSTTPAFLAAVAPDWAVISVGRRNFYGHPRREVLERLAEADVGTRLTELTGMTSFYLDGKGVAPGNWP from the coding sequence ATGCTTCCGGCAGCGATGGCCTTTGTCTTCGGTCTGTGGCTGGGGCACCGGCTGCAGTTCTTCGCCGGACTGCTTTTCCTCGCGCTCGCACTGGCATTTGTCACCGCAATCGTGGCAAATGGACGCGCACCGCGGCTGGCATGGCCATCGGCGCTGCTGGTATACGCCATCCTCGGAGCATTTGCGATCACCGTGGCACCGCGGCCCGACCGTCAAGCGGCGTTGCGACAGTTCGCAGACCATCAGCTGCATACAGTCGATGGTGTCGTGACGCGGCTGGGACCGGTGCGCGTCAGCGAGTCGGCCGGACTCTTCTCCCATGCGCTCACCGAAGAGCGCGGACAGCGGATCGACCTGCAGATCATGCATATGGATGGCGAAGATCTTGCGCGTCAGGCAGCAGGAGTGCGGCTGGGCATCTTCGCCCCTGCAGATGCGAGCTTTCCGCAATTCGCATGCGGCGAGCGTGTGACGGCGCGAATCGCGATGCATGAGGAAGAGCATTTCGGCGATCCAGGGGTATGGGATGCGGGCGAGTATCTACTCTCGCAGGGCATCGGAGCGCTGGCCAGTGCGAAGACAACAGCCCTCACAGTCGTTGGCGTGAGCCGTCCCGGCTGGCGGGCGATGCTGCGCTGCCGCCTGGGCCAGATGCAGGAGCGGGCCAGCGCGGCCGTGCTGGCGCTCGCATCGGACCCGCATGCGGCACGGCTGCCGGCGTGGCTGCGGCTCTCCGGCGAAGACGCGGCGATGCTCACCGCCATGGTCACCGGCGACCGGACCTACCTGCGGCATAGCCTGCGCGTAGGCTTCGAGCGAACGGGAACCTTTCACCTGCTGGTCGTCTCCGGACTGCACCTGGCCATCTTCGCCGGGCTGATCTTCACGCTGGCTCGCCGATTGCGCGCAGGACGTATCGCAACCGCCGCAATCACGGCGGCGGCCGCAACAGCCTATGCGGTCTTCACCGGATTCGGACATCCGGTCGAGCGCTCGCTGGGCATGGTGCTCGTCTATCTCGCCGCCGGGTTGCTATGGCGCGAGCGGCGGCCGATGAATGCGCTGGGGCTGGTCGCGCTGCTGCTGCTCATCGCCGCGCCCAACGATCTCTTCGACGCGGGCATGCAGATGACGCTGCTGACGGTGATTGCAGTCGCAGGCGTGGCGAGGCCGGTACTGGAGCGCACGCTCGAGCCCTATCGGGGCGCGCTGCGCAATCTCGGCGAGGTGCGCATCGACCCTTCGCTTTCGCCGCGCATTGCGCAATTCCGTGTCAGTCTGCGGTTGCTGCAGGAACACCTGCTTCCGCTCACCGGCGCTTTCCTCACCTTGCGGCTGCTGCCGCGCCTGCTGCGGATGGCCATCGGCGCGTGCGAGCTGATGGCGGTCACGTGCAGCATCGAAGTGCTGATGATGCTGCCGATGGTGACGTACTTTCATCGCGTAACCGTGCTGGGGCTGCCGGTAAATCTCCTCATCGTGCCTCTGCTGGGATTGCTGCTGCCGTGCGCGCTCGCAACTTTCGCAGCGGCGTTATTGCGGCCAGCATGGGCATGGCTTCCCGGAGCAGCCACAGCAGCGCTGTTGCACCTGGCAACGGCGATTGTCGGCCTTGCCTCGCATCTTCGCGCGGCCGAGATGCGTTGTCCCGATCCGGCAGGATGGACCATCGCTGCATGGATGGCGCTGTGCCTCGCGGCGATCGTTGCATCCAGGCTGCGCCGGCGTTTCGCGTTGCAGATGACAGTAGCGGCATTGGCCGCCGCCGTGGCGATCCTCCTGTTGCCTCCCGCAGTGCAACGCCACGCAGGCGTGCTCGAAATCACAGCGTTCGACGTGGGCCAGGGGGATGCGCTGCTGATTGTCTCGCCTAAGGGCCGCACGCTGCTCGTCGACGCGGGCGGTCTCGTCGGTACCTCGCCTGACTCGAATTTCGAGGTGGGTGAGGATGTCGTCTCGCCTGCTCTGTGGGCACGCGGCATCCGGCAGCTGGATGCGGTCGCCATCACGCACGCGCATCTCGATCACATCGGCGGCATGGCAGCGGTGATTGCGAACTTCCATCCGCGCGAGCTGTGGGTAGGGCGGAACCCCGAGAGCGCGGCCTATGACCGCGTGCTGCGCGCCGCGCATGCGGCAGACACACACATCCTTGCCCACGCAGCCGGCGATGCGTGGAACTTCGGCGGCGCAAGCGTACAGGTGCTGTGGCCTGCGGCCAGCTATCAGCCGGGCACAGTCGCCTCGAACGACGATTCCCTGGTGCTGCGATTGGCCTATGGTGCGACATCCGCGCTGCTCGAGGGCGATGCCGAGGCGCGCACCGAGGCAGCGATGGAAGCCGAAGGCGGTCTGCGCTCTACTCTGCTGAAAGTGGGGCACCACGGCAGCATCACCTCGACGACGCCGGCGTTTCTTGCCGCCGTAGCTCCAGACTGGGCGGTGATCTCTGTCGGGAGACGGAATTTCTACGGCCATCCCCGGCGCGAAGTGCTGGAGCGGCTCGCGGAAGCAGATGTGGGCACGCGGCTAACAGAACTGACCGGGATGACGAGCTTTTATCTTGACGGCAAGGGAGTCGCACCCGGCAACTGGCCCTGA
- a CDS encoding class I SAM-dependent RNA methyltransferase — MKLMIEKAIYGGAGLARHEGKAVFVPFTLPGEVVEARIASDRGSYAETELEAIITTSPDRTTPPCAHFSICGGCHYQHATYAAQLAMKCDILRESFERAKVAERSGGLPEIEVLSGEPLGYRNRVRLHIDTQTGQLGYRKRGSHETLAIASCPIAAPLLVEAILTLNANSEAWGLSQNFTEIELFTNGDALLISLWAEDDARAAFARLWPMLEEALPGCLGAAVFSSERGKHASRLLTAAGEPGFAYHAAGREYGVSLGSFFQVNRYLIDPMVELVTADRSSGSAWDLYAGVGLFAQALGERFERVTAVESAPSSSADLRRNLQGKAQRTVKASTLDFLRGAAARKEKTPDLVVVDPPRAGLGKDVTSLLGKIGPRHITYVSCDPATLSRDVKSLLDSGYSLERLHMVDMFPETFHMESIVKLSRK, encoded by the coding sequence ATGAAGCTCATGATCGAAAAGGCGATCTACGGCGGCGCCGGGCTGGCGCGGCATGAGGGCAAGGCCGTGTTTGTGCCCTTCACGCTGCCCGGCGAAGTGGTCGAGGCACGGATCGCAAGCGATCGCGGCAGCTATGCGGAAACCGAGCTCGAAGCCATCATCACCACATCGCCCGATCGCACCACCCCGCCGTGTGCGCACTTCAGCATCTGCGGCGGCTGCCATTATCAGCACGCCACTTATGCGGCGCAGCTGGCCATGAAGTGCGACATTCTGCGCGAATCGTTCGAGCGGGCGAAGGTGGCGGAGCGATCGGGTGGATTGCCGGAGATTGAGGTCCTGAGCGGCGAACCGCTGGGTTATCGCAACCGCGTGCGCCTGCATATCGACACGCAGACAGGACAGCTCGGTTATCGCAAGCGCGGCTCGCATGAGACACTGGCCATTGCGAGCTGCCCGATCGCAGCGCCTCTGCTTGTTGAAGCCATCCTGACGCTGAACGCGAACAGCGAGGCATGGGGACTATCGCAGAACTTCACAGAAATTGAGCTCTTCACCAACGGCGATGCGCTGCTGATTTCCCTGTGGGCCGAAGACGATGCGCGCGCAGCCTTTGCGCGGCTGTGGCCGATGCTCGAAGAGGCGCTGCCCGGATGCCTGGGTGCAGCGGTATTTTCTTCCGAGCGCGGCAAGCATGCGAGCCGGCTGCTCACCGCTGCCGGCGAACCGGGCTTTGCCTATCACGCTGCGGGGCGTGAGTACGGAGTGAGCCTGGGCTCATTCTTCCAGGTGAATCGCTACCTGATCGATCCGATGGTCGAGCTGGTGACCGCCGATAGGAGTAGCGGCTCGGCCTGGGATCTTTATGCCGGTGTCGGCCTCTTCGCGCAGGCGCTCGGCGAGCGCTTCGAGCGGGTGACGGCAGTGGAGTCCGCGCCGAGTTCCAGCGCCGACCTGCGCCGCAATCTTCAAGGCAAAGCACAGCGCACCGTAAAGGCATCGACGCTCGATTTCCTGCGCGGGGCGGCCGCGCGCAAGGAAAAGACTCCGGACCTGGTGGTCGTCGATCCGCCGCGCGCGGGGCTGGGCAAGGACGTGACTTCCCTGCTGGGCAAGATCGGTCCGCGGCACATTACCTACGTTTCCTGCGATCCGGCGACTTTGTCCCGTGACGTGAAATCACTGCTAGACTCGGGCTACTCGCTCGAGCGCCTGCACATGGTGGACATGTTCCCCGAGACCTTTCACATGGAAAGCATTGTGAAGCTCAGCAGGAAGTAG
- the nadC gene encoding carboxylating nicotinate-nucleotide diphosphorylase, with the protein MDWKSKKLEAILEQALVEDKATNDITTAITVDPKLRASATVIAKQDCVISGLGSIPRFLDIFSRLDKKASGRYEVISHPEMFDGVRVKKGQALAVIRHNARVILACERVILNLMQRMSGIATATREYADAIKGTNAKVLDTRKTVPGLRLLDKYAVRCGGGENHRLDLSDGILIKNNHISLGGGVETVLKRARELRQPGQVIDIEVRTFDELNIALENGAESLLIDNMTPAQVKKAVGIVRAFEKERGVSIPTEASGGITIENIRKYALAGVDYISVGALTHSAVAVDLSMRITAEIY; encoded by the coding sequence ATGGACTGGAAGAGCAAGAAACTCGAAGCCATCCTGGAGCAGGCGCTGGTCGAGGACAAGGCGACCAACGACATTACGACCGCAATCACCGTGGACCCGAAGCTGCGCGCCTCGGCCACGGTGATCGCCAAGCAGGACTGCGTGATCAGCGGGCTGGGTTCGATTCCCCGCTTCCTCGACATCTTCTCGCGGCTCGATAAGAAAGCAAGCGGCCGCTACGAGGTCATCAGCCATCCGGAGATGTTCGACGGCGTGCGCGTGAAGAAGGGCCAGGCGCTGGCGGTCATCCGTCACAACGCCCGCGTCATTCTTGCCTGCGAGCGCGTGATCCTGAACCTGATGCAGCGCATGAGCGGCATCGCCACGGCCACGCGTGAATATGCGGACGCGATCAAGGGCACGAACGCCAAGGTACTGGACACGCGCAAGACCGTGCCCGGCCTGCGCCTGCTCGACAAGTACGCGGTGCGCTGCGGCGGCGGCGAGAATCACCGCCTCGATCTCTCCGACGGCATCCTGATCAAGAACAACCACATCTCGCTCGGCGGCGGCGTGGAAACGGTGCTGAAGCGCGCACGCGAGCTGCGCCAGCCCGGGCAGGTGATCGACATTGAAGTGCGCACCTTCGACGAGCTGAATATCGCGCTCGAAAACGGCGCGGAATCCCTGCTGATCGATAACATGACGCCCGCGCAGGTAAAGAAGGCCGTGGGTATCGTCCGCGCTTTTGAGAAAGAGCGCGGCGTGTCGATCCCCACAGAGGCTTCAGGCGGCATCACCATCGAGAATATCCGCAAGTATGCGCTGGCCGGCGTGGACTACATCTCGGTGGGCGCGCTCACGCACTCGGCCGTGGCCGTGGACCTGAGCATGCGCATCACGGCGGAGATTTACTAG
- a CDS encoding valine--tRNA ligase, translating to MPEELAKAYDPTAIEDRWAAYWVDEKLFDAPPAEKLAGSTPFTILLPPPNVTGRLHMGHMLNQTEMDILSRWHRMLGDPTLWLPGTDHAGIATQMMVEKQLIAEGTHRKTLGREAFVDRVWQWKQHYGGAILEQMKRLGASVDWSREYFTMDENLSIAVKEAFVRLYEQGLIYRGNYIVNWDPIQQTAVSDLEVTHEERVGKIYHVRYPLADGSGSIVIATTRPETMLGDVAVVVNPADERYLALQGKLLRLPLSAVNGQPEREIPILADNWANPEFGTGAVKVTPAHDPNDYEIGQRHNLPQITIMDETAKIDLPGSPYHGMDRYAAREKIVEDLRELGLLVDVKDHNMAIGLSQRSGAVVEPRLSTQWFVAVSKKPNHGGPTLAESAIAAVKADENGKKAIRFTPEMYEKTYLEWMTNIHDWCISRQLWWGHRIPAWHCGTCKEVNVARETPKACAKCGSTELTQETDVLDTWFSSGLLPVSVFGWPTKDGNPTADMTAFYPTSLLLTGFDILFFWVARMIMLGCHFMLEVPEANGAKRELKNAVPFREVYIHALVRDADRQKMSKTKGNVIDPIEIVEKYGTDAVRFTLASMASPGTDIAFSEARTEGYRAFANKIWNAARLVFMNVGRAAEAGIHIDPHSLANSLGPEETAPLEARWIVSRLNRTAEEVNQALSNYRFHEAANLVYQFFWGDFCDWYLEIVKLRLDFSEGADRQAAKAALGTQLSTFEAALRLLSPFMPFLTEELWHALYEGRPPAHSIALSRYPQALDEALDSSVEQEMITLQTLIVSVRASRKDLAVEERAQVPLRVACNAEIRARIEPNAQIVERLARVSGIEFPETKLEGSGIRSTPEFDVQVVYEKKIDPAVECERLKKELARLEKEHENGQRQLGNEAFMAKAPAHVVDGLRKRFAEVTGLLEKTRAALAELAC from the coding sequence ATGCCAGAAGAATTAGCCAAAGCCTACGACCCGACAGCGATTGAAGATCGCTGGGCCGCCTACTGGGTGGACGAGAAGCTGTTTGATGCGCCCCCGGCCGAGAAGCTGGCCGGCAGCACTCCCTTCACCATCCTGCTGCCGCCGCCGAACGTGACTGGCCGTCTGCACATGGGCCACATGCTCAACCAGACGGAGATGGACATTCTCTCCCGCTGGCACCGCATGCTGGGCGACCCGACGCTGTGGCTGCCCGGCACCGATCACGCCGGCATCGCCACGCAGATGATGGTGGAGAAGCAGCTCATCGCCGAGGGCACGCACCGCAAGACTCTGGGCCGCGAGGCCTTCGTCGACCGCGTGTGGCAGTGGAAGCAGCACTACGGCGGCGCAATTCTCGAGCAGATGAAGCGGCTCGGCGCGAGCGTGGACTGGTCGCGCGAGTACTTCACCATGGATGAGAACCTCTCCATCGCGGTGAAGGAAGCCTTCGTGCGCCTCTACGAGCAGGGGCTCATCTATCGCGGCAACTACATCGTGAACTGGGACCCGATTCAGCAGACCGCGGTGTCCGATCTCGAAGTGACGCACGAAGAGCGCGTGGGCAAGATCTACCACGTGCGCTATCCGCTGGCCGATGGCTCAGGCTCGATCGTCATCGCGACGACCCGTCCCGAGACCATGCTGGGCGACGTGGCCGTGGTGGTAAATCCCGCCGACGAACGCTATCTCGCGCTGCAGGGCAAGCTGCTGCGCCTGCCGCTGAGCGCCGTCAACGGCCAGCCTGAGCGCGAAATTCCGATTCTCGCCGACAACTGGGCCAACCCCGAGTTCGGCACCGGCGCGGTGAAGGTGACGCCGGCGCACGATCCGAACGACTACGAGATTGGCCAGCGCCACAACCTGCCGCAGATCACCATCATGGACGAGACGGCGAAGATCGACCTGCCGGGCTCGCCCTATCACGGCATGGACCGCTATGCCGCCCGCGAAAAGATCGTCGAAGACCTGCGCGAGCTTGGCCTGCTGGTCGACGTGAAGGATCACAACATGGCCATCGGCCTGAGCCAGCGCTCGGGCGCGGTGGTCGAGCCGCGTCTCTCCACGCAGTGGTTCGTGGCCGTAAGCAAGAAGCCGAATCACGGTGGGCCCACGCTCGCCGAATCCGCGATTGCTGCGGTGAAGGCGGATGAGAACGGCAAGAAAGCCATCCGCTTTACACCGGAGATGTACGAGAAGACCTACCTGGAGTGGATGACGAACATCCACGACTGGTGCATCTCGCGCCAGCTCTGGTGGGGCCATCGCATTCCCGCGTGGCACTGCGGTACCTGCAAGGAAGTGAACGTGGCGCGCGAGACGCCGAAGGCCTGCGCGAAGTGCGGCTCAACGGAGCTGACGCAGGAAACCGACGTGCTCGACACATGGTTCTCCTCAGGTCTGCTGCCCGTGTCTGTGTTTGGATGGCCCACGAAAGACGGCAATCCTACAGCAGACATGACAGCCTTCTATCCGACATCGCTGCTGCTGACCGGCTTCGACATCCTCTTTTTCTGGGTAGCGCGCATGATCATGCTCGGCTGCCACTTCATGCTCGAAGTGCCCGAGGCCAATGGTGCAAAGCGTGAGCTGAAGAATGCCGTGCCCTTCCGCGAGGTCTACATCCACGCGCTGGTGCGCGATGCCGACCGCCAAAAGATGTCGAAGACCAAGGGCAACGTGATCGACCCGATCGAGATCGTGGAGAAGTACGGCACCGATGCGGTGCGCTTCACGCTCGCGTCCATGGCCTCGCCCGGCACCGATATCGCCTTCAGCGAAGCCCGCACCGAGGGCTATCGCGCCTTCGCGAACAAGATCTGGAACGCGGCGCGGCTGGTCTTCATGAATGTGGGACGCGCAGCCGAGGCCGGCATCCACATCGATCCGCATTCGCTGGCCAATTCACTCGGGCCGGAAGAGACAGCGCCGCTGGAAGCGCGCTGGATCGTCTCGCGCCTGAACCGCACCGCCGAAGAAGTGAACCAGGCGCTCAGCAACTATCGTTTTCACGAAGCCGCGAACCTGGTCTATCAGTTCTTCTGGGGCGACTTCTGCGACTGGTATCTCGAAATCGTAAAGCTGCGCCTGGACTTCAGCGAAGGAGCCGATCGGCAGGCGGCGAAAGCCGCGCTCGGCACCCAGCTCTCGACCTTCGAGGCTGCGCTGCGCCTGCTCTCGCCGTTCATGCCTTTCCTCACCGAAGAGCTGTGGCATGCCCTCTACGAAGGCCGCCCGCCGGCGCACTCCATCGCGCTGTCGCGCTATCCGCAGGCTCTTGACGAAGCGCTGGACAGCTCGGTAGAGCAGGAGATGATTACCCTGCAGACGCTCATCGTCTCCGTTCGCGCCAGCCGCAAGGACCTGGCGGTGGAAGAGCGTGCGCAGGTGCCGCTACGCGTTGCGTGCAATGCCGAAATACGCGCGCGTATCGAACCGAATGCGCAGATTGTCGAGCGTCTCGCCCGCGTCTCCGGCATCGAATTCCCTGAGACGAAGCTCGAAGGCAGCGGCATCCGCTCCACGCCAGAGTTTGACGTGCAGGTGGTCTATGAGAAAAAGATCGATCCTGCGGTAGAGTGTGAGCGTCTCAAGAAGGAGCTGGCCCGTCTCGAGAAAGAGCACGAGAACGGCCAGCGGCAACTGGGCAACGAGGCCTTTATGGCAAAGGCTCCGGCGCACGTGGTGGACGGGCTGCGCAAGCGGTTCGCCGAGGTAACAGGGCTGCTCGAGAAGACGCGGGCGGCACTGGCAGAGCTGGCCTGCTAA
- a CDS encoding methyltransferase family protein: MAGGWKKIAKRIRVPLGFAFALFFLWMARPTLPFLALSLILVVPGVALRAYASGYVKKNAELTTTGPYGYTRNPLYLGSMMIAFGFALAARSVWIALALAALFAIIYIPVIQGEEQFLRGAFPGFDDYCRRVPRLFPRLTSASKESAAPGLFSPALYKKHREYNALIGALAIYAALVLRLYLSQAGVIPSGR, encoded by the coding sequence ATGGCTGGCGGATGGAAAAAGATCGCCAAGCGTATTCGCGTCCCGCTCGGCTTTGCCTTTGCCCTCTTCTTCCTTTGGATGGCGCGGCCGACGTTGCCGTTCCTGGCACTGAGCCTCATCCTCGTTGTCCCCGGCGTCGCTCTGCGTGCCTATGCATCGGGCTACGTGAAGAAGAATGCTGAGCTCACCACGACTGGTCCCTACGGCTACACGCGCAATCCGCTCTACCTCGGCTCGATGATGATCGCCTTCGGCTTTGCGCTGGCTGCGCGCAGCGTGTGGATTGCGCTGGCGCTCGCCGCGCTCTTTGCCATCATCTACATCCCCGTCATTCAGGGCGAAGAGCAGTTCCTGCGCGGAGCTTTTCCGGGGTTCGACGATTATTGCCGCCGTGTGCCGCGTCTTTTCCCGCGACTTACGAGCGCTTCGAAGGAAAGCGCGGCGCCGGGCTTATTCTCGCCGGCTCTTTACAAAAAACACCGCGAGTACAATGCCCTTATAGGAGCCTTGGCCATCTATGCGGCCCTGGTCCTGCGCCTTTATCTTTCCCAGGCAGGCGTCATCCCCTCCGGCAGGTGA
- a CDS encoding type III pantothenate kinase: MLLTLNVNNTNTVIALYPLTDGNPGELRMTWRISTRHQQTADEYGILIRNLLQGEGVDSAAITGIIIASVVPPIDWILRQFCERYFKQKPVFIEPGVKTGLPILTDNPSEVGADRVANCVGAFEKYGGPCIVVDFGTATNFDVISRKGEFLGGAIAPGLNISAEALFARAARLPRVEIKKPAKVIGTNTVDNLQIGLFYGHIGLVDSILARMIAELGDDTVCVATGGLANLIAGESKFIKHVDDTLTLEGLRIIYERQSRAQKKPAAGR; the protein is encoded by the coding sequence ATGCTTCTCACGTTAAACGTCAACAATACGAATACGGTGATCGCGCTCTATCCGCTCACAGACGGCAACCCCGGCGAGCTGCGCATGACCTGGCGCATCAGCACGCGCCATCAGCAGACGGCCGACGAGTATGGCATCCTCATCCGCAACCTGCTGCAGGGCGAAGGCGTGGACAGCGCGGCGATCACCGGCATCATCATCGCTTCGGTCGTGCCGCCCATCGACTGGATTCTGCGCCAGTTCTGCGAGCGCTACTTCAAGCAGAAGCCGGTCTTCATCGAGCCCGGCGTGAAGACCGGCCTGCCCATCCTCACCGACAATCCGAGCGAAGTAGGCGCGGACCGCGTAGCCAACTGCGTGGGCGCATTCGAGAAGTACGGCGGCCCGTGCATCGTGGTGGACTTCGGCACGGCGACCAACTTCGACGTGATCTCGCGCAAGGGCGAATTCCTTGGCGGCGCCATCGCGCCGGGTCTGAACATCTCCGCTGAAGCATTGTTCGCACGCGCCGCGCGCCTGCCGCGCGTGGAGATCAAGAAGCCGGCAAAGGTCATCGGAACAAACACCGTGGATAACCTGCAGATCGGGCTCTTCTACGGACATATCGGGCTGGTCGACAGCATCCTCGCGCGCATGATCGCAGAGCTGGGCGACGATACGGTGTGCGTAGCCACAGGCGGCCTGGCCAACCTGATCGCGGGCGAGTCCAAGTTCATCAAGCACGTGGACGACACGCTGACGCTCGAAGGACTCCGCATCATTTATGAGCGGCAATCGCGCGCGCAGAAGAAACCGGCTGCAGGACGCTGA
- a CDS encoding DUF3108 domain-containing protein, whose translation MIRSRRLLPLLAGLAWFAGAPAHSQQPAPQLPPPHAGYSFPAKQTLNYAVDWRVFPAGVVAFHLEQDGDLQRVSVTADTIGAVNLIFRVTDRFQSAFHRSTGCSDSFSKQLIEGRRQVNSELHFDYTQHKAFQSETNLVSRITRHQESSIPACVTDSLSAIFYAASQPMTVGQSFQVPLADAMKTIPVTMKVEGREEIKTPAGTYQTVRVEPTADAGIVKNRGNIWIWYTDDDRHLPVQMRARLFWGTITFRLTSVEQK comes from the coding sequence TTGATCCGTAGTCGTCGACTGCTTCCTCTTTTAGCTGGCCTGGCATGGTTTGCCGGAGCTCCAGCCCATTCGCAGCAGCCCGCTCCGCAGCTTCCACCGCCTCATGCCGGATACAGCTTTCCCGCGAAGCAGACCCTCAACTATGCGGTCGACTGGCGCGTTTTTCCCGCCGGTGTTGTGGCGTTTCATCTCGAGCAGGATGGCGACCTGCAGCGCGTCTCGGTGACGGCTGACACCATCGGCGCGGTGAACCTCATCTTCCGCGTCACCGACCGCTTTCAGTCCGCTTTCCATCGCTCCACGGGCTGCTCGGACAGCTTTTCGAAGCAGCTCATCGAAGGCCGCCGCCAGGTGAACAGCGAGCTGCACTTCGATTACACGCAGCACAAGGCATTCCAGAGCGAGACCAATCTCGTCTCGCGCATCACGCGGCATCAGGAAAGCTCCATCCCCGCGTGCGTGACAGACTCGCTCTCGGCGATTTTCTATGCCGCCTCCCAGCCGATGACCGTAGGCCAGAGCTTCCAGGTGCCGCTGGCCGATGCGATGAAGACCATCCCGGTGACCATGAAGGTCGAGGGCAGGGAAGAGATCAAGACCCCGGCCGGCACTTATCAGACGGTTCGCGTGGAGCCGACAGCCGATGCGGGCATCGTGAAGAACCGTGGCAATATCTGGATCTGGTACACGGACGACGATCGCCATCTGCCCGTGCAGATGCGCGCGCGCCTCTTCTGGGGCACGATCACCTTCCGCCTGACGTCGGTCGAGCAGAAGTAG